The genomic region ATAGATACAAAATAATTTAAATATGCTTGTTTTTGCCTAATATGCTTCACTAATTTAAGGATTTATGTGTAAAATTTTGAAAATGATAAAATAATTAAGTAGTATTGTAGTCATATTTACTATAAGTTGTTTTATAGTCAAATATTTCAATTGAATTGTATGTGTTTTTTAGGAATAGATTTAGGGAGTTCGTCCATTAAACTTTCAGTTTTAGATGCTAAAACAGAGCGTTGTATAACTTCCATTACCGTCCCAGATTTCGAATTGGAGATGAAGGCTCCCGAACACGGTTGGGCAGAGCAGGATCCAGATATGTGGTGGCAATATGTGAAAGAAGGGATTGCCAAATTAAAAGAAGAAGAAGGGATTGCCATCCAAAACATTAAAGGGATTGGTATTGCCTATCAAATGCATGGTTTGGTGCTGGTAGACGAAAATTTAAATCCAGTGCGCTCTTCAATGATTTGGTGCGATAGCCGAGCTGCTGAGGTTGGCGAGGAAACTTATAAAAAAATGGGACCCCGGAAATGTCAAGAACTAATCCTGGGCAGTCCAGGTAACTTTACGGCTTCTAAATTAAAATGGGTAAAAGAAAATCAACCGGATATATTCGGGAAAGCTAAATATTTGATGCTTCCCGGAGATTACATAGCTGCGAGATTATCCAATGTTCCCCAAACGAGTACCTCTGGACTATCGGAAGCAGCGCTATGGAATTTTAAGGAAAACCGATTGGCCACCGAAGTATTGGAGGCTATGGGAATACCTGTTGAAATGGTACCCGAGGTGGTGAACAACTTTGGCAAACAAGCAAAAATAGATTCTACCATTGCCAAGGAATTAGGCCTTGCAGAAGATGTTTATGTTACATATCGCGCAGGAGATCAACCTAACAATGCGTTATCCCTTAATGCCCTAAGTCCCGGTGAAATAGCCGCCACTGCAGGGACATCGGCTGTGGTGTACGGGGTGAGCGAAACAGATGATTACGACC from Galbibacter sp. BG1 harbors:
- a CDS encoding xylulokinase encodes the protein MCFLGIDLGSSSIKLSVLDAKTERCITSITVPDFELEMKAPEHGWAEQDPDMWWQYVKEGIAKLKEEEGIAIQNIKGIGIAYQMHGLVLVDENLNPVRSSMIWCDSRAAEVGEETYKKMGPRKCQELILGSPGNFTASKLKWVKENQPDIFGKAKYLMLPGDYIAARLSNVPQTSTSGLSEAALWNFKENRLATEVLEAMGIPVEMVPEVVNNFGKQAKIDSTIAKELGLAEDVYVTYRAGDQPNNALSLNALSPGEIAATAGTSAVVYGVSETDDYDPNNRINTFLHVNNQANQKRNGVMVCINGSGILYQWLRKILSEDKEQLLDYNILNSLAADSEIEAKGLRFYPFGNGVERIFNNKPAFSGVEGLNFNRHQKEDLVRAACEGIVFALNYGFEIMRNVGVHGKVVRAGKANLFLNPVFREIFVNTTNTTLELYNTSGSEGAARGAAFGYGYFSKLSDAFKGLECLESTKPDPELVKKYEEVYKDWKEGIRVKA